The Candidatus Tanganyikabacteria bacterium nucleotide sequence TGCTGCTCCTTGAGGAACGAGATCTCGTCGGGATCGGTCGCTTCTTCCGCCGGCGCCGCCAGCGCGGCCTGCTCGCTAGCGAACACGGTCACCGCGCCGGCCGCGATCCGGTCGACGAGCCCCGGAGCGGCGAGCCGGAAGGCCAGGTCGTAGGTGCCCGGCCGGGAAGGCTTGACGACCGGCCGGAAGATCCCGGGGCGCGCGACTCCGTCGGCCCGGAAGACCTCCTCCCGGCCGTCCGGGCCGCGCAGCACGGCTTCCAGGCTGCCGGAGCCCACCGCCGAGTAGTCGCGCAGGTCGGTGACGTGGGCTGCGAAGGGCGTCTCCTGCCCGGCGACCAGGTGCCGATGCTCGGCGAACAGCTCGGTCCTGCCGGTGAAGACGGTCATGGCCCGGGTCGGGATTTCTGGCGGTGCGGCTTCGGCACCGTGGTCGTGGCCGAGTTGCGCATCGGCGTGTCCGCCGGCACCGTGGTCGTGGTCGGGTTGCGGGCTGCCTTGCCGCTCAGGCTGGTGGTCGTGGCCGGGTTGCGTGGCGGCGTCCGCCTGGCGTTCCGGGCCGTCCGGCAGGCAGCCCGCGAGCGACGCCGCCAGGGCGAGGGCGGCGATCGCCGCCAGGTGCCACCTCATGGGTTCCTCCAGTCCGACAGGGCGAAGGGGCGTCCCAGGACCTGCTCCACCCGCAGCCGGGCGGCATGGGCGTCTTCCTGGAGCGAGAGGAGTTCGAGGCGCGCCGCCAGCGCGGCTTCGTGCGCGTCGATGATGCCGAGGATGCCTCCCTCGCCCTCCCGGTACAGGGATTCGGCGATCCGGACGAGATCGAGGAACAGGGGCCTGGTGCTCCGCTCGTACGTGCCCGCGGCGGCCTGCCGGCCGCGCAGGGCGGCGATCGCCCCGGTCAACTCCGTCTCCAGGCGGCGCTTCGCCGCCCGTTCCTCGGCCTCCCAGCGCGCCGCCTCGGCGGCCGCGACGGCCGACTCGCCCTGGGCGCGATCGAAGACCGGCACCGGCCATGCGATGCCGGCGGTGTAGCCGAGGCCGCCCCCGGCCTGCAAGACACCGACTTCCACGGCGGGATCGGGCCAGATACCGCGTTCGGCCAGTTCGCGGCCCGCGCCGGCGCGGAGCCCTTCTTCCCGCATGACGCGCAGCGCCGGATGCTCGGACAGCAGGGCCGCCAAAGCGCCGTCTTCGGGCACCGCCGCGGTCGGGTGGGCCACCCGGGCGACACTCTCGACCGCGCTGCCCACCATTCCCTCGACCGTGGCGTGAGCCTCGCGGGCCGCCGCCTCGTGGGCGGCCACGCGGGACGCCAGGCTGGCGCGGGCCAGGCGCACCCGCAGCAGGTCGTACGCCGCCTCCTCGCCGGCCGCGACCCGGGCCTCCACGATTCGCTGGACCCCGGCGTGAGCCGCGGCCGCGGCGGCGACGGTCTCGCTCCGGGCGCGGGCGAAGTGCACCCGCGCCAGCGCGCCCCGGAACTCCCAGATGCGCTCCAGCACCTGCATCTCGGCCCTGGCACCCGCGATTGCCCCGGACGAGGCGGCCAGCTTCCGCGCCAGCGCGAGCTTGTCGGCTACCGGCACCCGAAGCTGCACGCCCAGGCGGTTCTCGTCGGCTCCCGCCGCCGAGAAGACCTGCTCCCGCGACGCCCGCAGCTCGGGGTTGTGCCAGAGACCCGCCCCCACCAGGCCCGCTCGCCCTGCATCGGCCGCGACCCTGGCCGCTGCGACGAGCGGGCTCTCGGCCAGGAACGCCGCGACCGCCGCGCGCTCGTCCCATGCCGGGTCGCCCGCGATTGCGTCGCTCTCGCCGGCCACCGCCGGCGCGGCCCACCAGAGGCTTGCGCACAGCAGCGCGGTCAGGGCTCCGGCGGCGAGCGGGAGATGCCTGAGGGTCCTCGGCACGCGCTCGAGCCGGGTCCTGCCCGACCGGGCGGCCGCGACGTCGCACGCCGGGTGCGGGTGCAGCGAAGCCTCAGCCATGCTCCAGGTTAGCAGGATCCCCTGGCCGGTCGCGAGGGCGAGCCGGCCGGGACGTCGGCG carries:
- a CDS encoding TolC family protein; protein product: MAEASLHPHPACDVAAARSGRTRLERVPRTLRHLPLAAGALTALLCASLWWAAPAVAGESDAIAGDPAWDERAAVAAFLAESPLVAAARVAADAGRAGLVGAGLWHNPELRASREQVFSAAGADENRLGVQLRVPVADKLALARKLAASSGAIAGARAEMQVLERIWEFRGALARVHFARARSETVAAAAAAHAGVQRIVEARVAAGEEAAYDLLRVRLARASLASRVAAHEAAAREAHATVEGMVGSAVESVARVAHPTAAVPEDGALAALLSEHPALRVMREEGLRAGAGRELAERGIWPDPAVEVGVLQAGGGLGYTAGIAWPVPVFDRAQGESAVAAAEAARWEAEERAAKRRLETELTGAIAALRGRQAAAGTYERSTRPLFLDLVRIAESLYREGEGGILGIIDAHEAALAARLELLSLQEDAHAARLRVEQVLGRPFALSDWRNP